The Arthrobacter alpinus genome contains a region encoding:
- a CDS encoding dihydrolipoamide acetyltransferase family protein, whose product MIEIQMPRLSDTMEEGVINAWLKKPGELVKIGDILVEIETDKAVMEQEAYEAGIFHAVLVQEGKSAPIGAAIALLDDGKDNAPAPVQAVPSTPKAVSGLELATSATPARNEEPTPGLKETPVLAARAFSSPLARREAKERRISIGLLTGTGPGGRIVRSDVISAAQIQPPAAPSDGDEATHDAVKTSAGDSKAGSDMLRASAITPFTSVRKVISSRLSESSRTIPHFSLTSVADVEELVQLREKINAQRQAMGRSKISMNDFIVRASALALLEHPGINASYSPENGGQKLLHGRINIGVAMAVEAGLVVPVLLDAAHKPASQLGTETKSLAAAAQERKLSPAQLSGGTFTVSNLGMYGVESFTAIINAPEGAILAIGRSAPEAVIRAGKIVIRHQLRLTLSADHRIIDGADGAAFLQTLVTLLGQPLNIVS is encoded by the coding sequence ATGATTGAAATTCAGATGCCTCGACTCTCCGACACCATGGAGGAGGGAGTAATCAACGCTTGGCTCAAGAAGCCAGGTGAACTCGTCAAAATTGGTGACATTCTGGTCGAGATTGAAACCGACAAGGCCGTCATGGAACAAGAGGCATATGAAGCCGGAATTTTCCATGCCGTACTTGTTCAGGAAGGGAAATCCGCGCCAATCGGGGCGGCAATCGCGCTCCTGGATGATGGCAAAGACAACGCGCCGGCACCGGTGCAGGCTGTCCCGTCTACACCAAAGGCAGTCTCGGGGCTTGAGCTGGCCACCTCGGCCACGCCAGCACGAAACGAAGAGCCAACACCCGGGCTCAAAGAGACCCCGGTATTAGCTGCTCGAGCGTTCTCCTCACCATTGGCGAGAAGAGAAGCCAAAGAACGACGAATCTCGATTGGACTCCTCACGGGCACAGGCCCTGGCGGAAGAATTGTACGTTCCGACGTGATCTCGGCAGCGCAGATCCAGCCCCCAGCCGCTCCAAGCGACGGAGATGAAGCAACGCACGATGCCGTCAAGACCTCGGCCGGGGACTCGAAAGCCGGTTCGGACATGCTGAGAGCATCCGCCATTACCCCCTTCACTAGCGTCAGGAAAGTCATTAGCTCCCGATTGAGCGAAAGCAGCCGCACTATCCCGCACTTTTCGCTGACATCAGTGGCCGATGTCGAGGAACTGGTACAGCTCCGAGAGAAGATCAATGCCCAGCGTCAGGCCATGGGGCGGTCGAAAATCAGCATGAACGACTTTATCGTGCGAGCCAGCGCCCTTGCCTTGCTGGAACACCCGGGCATTAACGCCTCGTACTCACCAGAGAACGGTGGCCAGAAACTCCTCCACGGACGCATCAACATTGGGGTAGCCATGGCAGTCGAAGCCGGTCTCGTGGTTCCGGTGCTATTGGACGCAGCGCACAAGCCCGCATCACAGCTCGGAACAGAAACAAAATCCTTGGCCGCTGCAGCCCAGGAACGCAAATTGAGCCCGGCCCAACTAAGCGGCGGCACCTTTACCGTGAGTAACCTAGGCATGTACGGAGTGGAGTCATTCACAGCCATCATCAACGCCCCCGAAGGTGCGATCCTGGCTATCGGTCGATCAGCTCCCGAAGCGGTAATCCGGGCCGGCAAGATCGTCATCCGACATCAACTACGCCTAACATTGTCCGCCGACCACCGCATCATCGACGGTGCCGACGGCGCTGCATTCCTGCAAACACTCGTTACGCTCTTGGGCCAACCCCTAAACATCGTCTCGTGA